Proteins from a genomic interval of Indicator indicator isolate 239-I01 chromosome 1, UM_Iind_1.1, whole genome shotgun sequence:
- the ZIC5 gene encoding zinc finger protein ZIC 5 encodes MFLKAGRGKKITTASVDGLGCVVMEPPLSKRNPTLRLADLAASQPLPHQNMTGFPGLGNHHVHPNHAAHLHPGDAGGDPGGALTPLGPEHMAQPSALKLTPEALTAAAAAAAAFAAPAATTAAAATAAAAATTAAAYAPPAAVLPGYPSGGGAAGRDFLLRRELPAAAAVHGALGEQHPPASSPHLPHPPPHGVFISAAGTYGASDGAHAAFPPPGEQGVPAGRHPPLNGQMRLGLAAAAAGEFYGRAEAHYGTAAASSSALQGYGSVNLNLAAAAAAGHGHPHHPHPHHHHHHHHHHHAHVGAAAAAAGAFLRYMRQPIKQELICKWIDREPPPPPSPGTRKPCSKTFSTMQELVSHVTVEHVGGPEQSSHVCYWEECPREGKPFKAKYKLINHIRVHTGEKPFPCPFPGCGKVFARSENLKIHKRTHTGEKPFKCEFDGCERKFANSSDRKKHSHVHTSDKPYYCKIRGCDKSYTHPSSLRKHMKIHCKSPPPSPPPASQGYAAAGTPDGPLPPEADPASEPPRGRAAALSPPVTNLSEWYVCQAGGAPRRPRTPASRDASPSSEEDEPHRTSGGRTAS; translated from the exons ATGTTTTTGAAGGCGggtagagggaaaaaaataacaacagcgAGCGTAGATGGGCTTGGCTGTGTCGTTATGGAGCCCCCTTTGAGCAAGAGGAACCCGACACTGAGATTAGCGGATTTGGCAGCGTCTCAGCCCCTTCCTCACCAGAACATGACAGGCTTCCCGGGGCTGGGGAACCATCACGTCCACCCCAACCACGCGGCCCACCTCCACCCCGGGGACGCGGGCGGCGACCCCGGCGGTGCCCTTACGCCGCTCGGACCCGAGCACATGGCGCAGCCCTCCGCCCTCAAGCTCACGCCCGAGGCGCTcaccgctgccgccgccgccgccgccgccttcGCCGCGCCCGCCGCCACCACCGCTGCCGCCGCcactgccgccgccgccgctacCACCGCCGCCGCCTACGCGCCGCCCGCCGCTGTCCTCCCAGGCTACCCGTCGGGTGGGGGGGCGGCAGGCAGGGATTTCCTCCTGCGGCGAGAgctgcccgccgccgccgccgtgcACGGGGCGCTGGGCGAGCAGCACCCGCCCGCCAGCTcccctcacctccctcacccgcCGCCCCACGGCGTCTTTATCTCGGCCGCTGGCACCTACGGTGCGTCCGACGGCGCGCACGCCGCCTTTCCGCCGCCGGGCGAGCAGGGTGTTCCCGCCGGCCGCCACCCGCCGCTCAACGGGCAGATGCGCCTGGGGCTGGCGGCGGCCGCCGCCGGGGAATTTTACGGACGCGCCGAGGCGCACTACGGaaccgccgccgcctcctcctcgGCGCTGCAGGGCTACGGCTCCGTCAACCTCAACCtggcagcggcggcggcagccGGCCACGGGCATCCtcaccatccccatccccaccaccaccaccatcaccaccaccaccaccatgcccacgTCGGggccgcggcggcggcggcgggggcctTTCTGCGGTATATGAGGCAGCCCATAAAGCAAGAGCTGATCTGCAAATGGATCGACCGGGAGCCGCCTCCGCCGCCGTCACCGGGCACTAGGAAGCCTTGCTCCAAAACTTTCAGCACGATGCAGGAGCTGGTGAGCCATGTCACCGTGGAGCACGTCGGCGGGCCCGAGCAGAGCAGCCACGTGTGTTACTGGGAGGAGTGTCCCCGGGAAGGCAAGCCCTTCAAAGCGAAATACAAACTCATCAACCACATCCGAGTGCACACAGGAGAGAAGCCCtttccctgccccttccccgGCTGCGGGAAGGTCTTCGCCCGTTCCGAAAATCTCAAGATCCACAAGCGGACTCATACAG GGGAGAAGCCCTTCAAGTGCGAGTTCGACGGCTGCGAGAGGAAGTTCGCCAACAGCAGCGACCGCAAGAAGCACTCTCATGTCCATACCTCCGACAAGCCCTACTACTGCAAGATCCGCGGCTGCGACAAGTCCTAcacccaccccagctccctgcgGAAGCACATGAAGATCCACTGCAAGTCCCCGCCGCCCTCACCCCCTCCAGCCTCCCAGGGCTACGCGGCGGCGGGGACCCCCGACGGCCCACTGCCCCCCGAGGCCGACCCGGCCTCTGAGCCGCCTCGCGGCCGCGCCGCAGCCCTCTCCCCACCCGTCACCAACCTCAGCGAGTGGTACGTCTGCCAGGCCGGGGGTGCTCCCCGCCGGCCCCGTACCCCCGCCAGCCGCGACGCCTCCCCATCCTCCGAGGAGGACGAGCCCCACAGGACCTCGGGGGGCAGAACGGCTTCCTAG